A genomic window from Gossypium hirsutum isolate 1008001.06 chromosome D12, Gossypium_hirsutum_v2.1, whole genome shotgun sequence includes:
- the LOC107929773 gene encoding UDP-rhamnose/UDP-galactose transporter 1, translating into MEAEKKHSSAVSNVGAWAMNVISSVGLIMVNKQLMSPTGHAFAFATTLTGFHFCTTALIGLVSNATGYTTKKNVPLWELLWFSVVANTSITAMNLSLMLNSVGFYQISKLSMIPVVCFLEWLLNGKHYSSKVKMAVVVVVVIGVGVCTVTDVKINSHGFLCACVAVLSTSLQQISIGSLQKKYSIGSFELLSQTAPIQALSLLLLGPFVDYFLTGKLLASYKISTAAFFFIVLSCSLAVFCNISQYLCIGRFSAVSFQVLGHMKTVCVLILGWMLFDSELTLKNILGMSIAVNGMIIYSWAVEGDKPMHYRKDATSDVKLLIKQVDGSSLLKDVELGKSQG; encoded by the exons ATGGAGGCAGAGAAGAAACATTCATCAGCCGTTTCTAATGTGGGAGCTTGGGCAATGAACGTTATTAGCTCCGTCGGGTTAATCATGGTCAACAAGCAACTCATGTCCCCTACCGGTCATGCCTTCGCTTTTG CGACAACATTAACTGGGTTCCACTTTTGTACAACTGCCTTAATCGGTTTGGTGTCAAATGCCACTGGTTACACAACAAAAAAGAATGTTCCTTTGTGGGAGCTTCTTTGGTTCTCGGTTGTTGCCAATACTTCAATTACCGCGATGAACTTGAGCCTCATGTTGAATTCAGTTGGATTTTATCAG ATTTCAAAGCTAAGTATGATTCCTGTTGTTTGCTTTCTGGAATGGCTCCTCAATGGTAAACATTACTCGAGTAAAGTCAAGATGgcagtggtggtggtggtggtgattgGTGTAGGTGTTTGTACAGTTACTGATGTAAAAATTAATTCGCATGGATTTCTTTGTGCCTGTGTAGCTGTCCTATCTACCTCCTTACAACAAATT TCAATTGGGTCCTTACAGAAGAAGTACTCAATAGGATCTTTTGAACTGCTTAGCCAAACAGCTCCAATCCAAGCTTTATCTCTTTTGTTGCTTGGTCCATTCGTTGATTACTTCCTCACTGGCAAGTTACTAGCAAGTTATAAGATCTCCACAGCTGCATTT TTTTTCATAGTACTGTCATGTTCCTTAGCTGTTTTCTGCAACATAAGCCAGTACCTGTGCATTGGACGATTCTCGGCGGTGTCTTTCCAAGTGCTAGGACACATGAAAACAGTATGCGTGTTGATATTAGGATGGATGCTGTTTGACTCAGAGCTGACATTGAAAAACATACTAGGGATGAGCATAGCTGTGAATGGGATGATAATATATAGTTGGGCAGTTGAGGGAGATAAGCCAATGCACTACCGAAAAGATGCTACATCAGATGTAAAGCTACTGATAAAGCAAGTGGACGGCTCATCACTACTCAAGGACGTTGAGCTTGGCAAATCTCAAGGATAG